A single genomic interval of Pseudomonadota bacterium harbors:
- a CDS encoding rhodanese-like domain-containing protein, producing MQQLFEFAGNHPLLIAAAFGLIATIVVSEVRLRNRGFAEVTPAQAVQMINAGALVLDVRAADAYRKGHIIDARNVPLDELEGGTKQLAKHRDQQVITYCDTGVTSQRAATALRKAEFAQVASLRGGLQAWRAENYPLAS from the coding sequence GTGCAGCAGTTGTTTGAATTCGCCGGAAATCATCCGTTGTTGATCGCCGCCGCCTTCGGCCTCATCGCTACGATCGTAGTCAGTGAGGTCAGGCTGCGCAATCGGGGCTTCGCTGAGGTCACCCCCGCGCAGGCTGTGCAGATGATCAACGCCGGTGCGCTCGTGCTGGACGTGCGCGCTGCCGATGCGTATCGAAAGGGTCACATCATCGACGCCCGCAACGTGCCCCTAGACGAACTCGAAGGCGGCACGAAGCAGCTCGCCAAACATCGCGATCAGCAGGTGATCACCTACTGCGACACGGGAGTCACCAGTCAGCGGGCCGCCACCGCCCTGCGGAAGGCCGAGTTTGCGCAGGTGGCCTCCCTGCGTGGGGGCTTGCAAGCGTGGCGCGCCGAGAATTACCCCCTCGCGTCGTAA